One genomic segment of Stenotrophomonas sp. 704A1 includes these proteins:
- a CDS encoding TIGR02449 family protein, whose amino-acid sequence MEPADPLAQLQAFAARVDALLERNQRLAEENRSLRHQQEQLVAERSTLLAKNEQARSRVEAMISRLKSLEQHT is encoded by the coding sequence ATGGAACCCGCCGATCCCCTCGCCCAGCTGCAGGCCTTCGCCGCCCGTGTGGACGCGTTGCTTGAACGCAACCAGCGGCTGGCCGAGGAGAACCGCAGCCTGCGCCACCAGCAGGAACAGCTGGTCGCGGAGCGCTCGACGCTGCTGGCCAAGAACGAACAGGCCCGCTCGCGGGTGGAAGCGATGATCAGCCGGCTCAAATCCCTGGAGCAGCACACATGA
- a CDS encoding cell division protein ZapA — translation MSAEPVSVRILDREYTVGVGGDERDSLMAAARLLDARMREIRGSNRMAAVDRVAVLAALNLAHELQQLRDENARQAITLQQTLADLNRRLDRAIDSSS, via the coding sequence ATGAGCGCCGAACCGGTCAGTGTCCGCATCCTCGATCGTGAATACACCGTCGGTGTCGGCGGCGATGAACGCGACAGCCTGATGGCCGCCGCCCGCCTGCTGGATGCGCGCATGCGCGAGATCCGCGGCAGCAACCGCATGGCGGCGGTGGACCGGGTGGCGGTGCTGGCCGCGCTCAACCTGGCCCACGAACTGCAGCAGCTGCGCGACGAGAATGCCCGCCAGGCGATCACGCTGCAGCAGACCCTGGCCGACCTGAACCGGCGCCTGGACCGCGCGATCGACAGCTCCAGCTGA